The following coding sequences are from one Methanococcoides orientis window:
- a CDS encoding DNA topoisomerase IV subunit A, whose translation MADDVESKYSQQKKQHDLLAKNRLLGLTENLYDQFVDEVVPNVSISSRTKNNIEYSEESDVWVYGNRETQRTAKTVKGAFQLLKTVHSIDFLVKNHLAQDRGSTLRELYYISENWDIAKFREQAESNRLIEDLEIITALQREYFHMRPEEDGATMFGPIRIREETKRGARVIHCQEDIGESGYQIPFNVENIEFLDHDAKFIIAIETGGMYARLIENGFDEKYNAILVHLKGQPARSTRRLIKRMNEELGIPVVVFTDGDPWSYRIFASVAYGAIKSAHLSEFMATPAAKFIGVQPSDIVEYELSTDKLTDKDIDALRSELTDPRFANDYWKEQISLQLSIKKKAEQQAFAGKGLDFVTDTYLPNRLSEMDII comes from the coding sequence ATGGCAGATGATGTAGAGTCAAAATATTCACAACAGAAAAAACAGCATGATCTGCTGGCAAAGAACCGCCTTCTTGGTTTGACCGAGAACCTGTATGATCAGTTCGTGGACGAGGTCGTCCCGAATGTCAGCATCTCAAGCCGTACCAAGAACAACATCGAGTACAGTGAGGAAAGCGATGTCTGGGTCTATGGTAATCGCGAGACTCAGAGGACCGCTAAGACTGTCAAGGGTGCTTTCCAGCTTCTCAAAACCGTGCACTCGATCGATTTCCTTGTAAAGAACCACCTGGCACAGGACCGTGGTTCGACCTTAAGGGAATTGTATTACATCTCAGAGAACTGGGATATTGCCAAGTTCCGCGAGCAGGCCGAGAGTAACAGGCTGATCGAAGACCTTGAGATCATCACTGCGCTCCAGAGGGAATATTTCCACATGCGTCCTGAGGAGGATGGTGCTACCATGTTCGGTCCTATCAGGATACGCGAGGAAACAAAACGTGGTGCACGTGTTATACATTGCCAGGAAGATATCGGTGAGAGCGGCTACCAGATCCCATTCAACGTTGAGAACATCGAGTTCCTTGACCATGATGCAAAGTTCATAATCGCCATCGAGACTGGTGGTATGTATGCGAGGCTCATCGAGAACGGCTTTGATGAGAAGTACAATGCTATCCTTGTGCACCTTAAAGGACAGCCTGCAAGGTCAACACGTCGTCTTATCAAAAGGATGAACGAAGAGCTGGGCATCCCTGTGGTCGTCTTTACTGATGGTGATCCATGGTCCTACAGGATCTTCGCATCGGTTGCATACGGTGCTATCAAGAGTGCTCACCTTTCGGAATTCATGGCAACACCTGCAGCCAAGTTCATTGGTGTACAGCCATCCGATATCGTGGAATACGAACTTTCCACTGACAAGCTGACAGACAAGGATATTGATGCATTGAGAAGTGAGCTGACAGATCCGAGGTTTGCGAATGACTACTGGAAAGAACAGATAAGCCTGCAACTTAGTATTAAGAAAAAGGCCGAACAACAAGCCTTTGCAGGAAAAGGTCTTGATTTCGTGACGGATACTTATCTTCCGAACAGGCTGAGTGAGATGGATATTATCTAA
- a CDS encoding dihydroorotate dehydrogenase electron transfer subunit has translation MRPINSKITKIIEETPSIRTFRFDTSLDDAQPGQFVMVWVRGVDEVPMGCSFKNGITVQKVGDATSRLFEMKEGDSVGLRGPFGKGFTLPAKDENILIIAGGVGVAPLGPLADEAISVGAKVTTILGARTASELVFEQRFSEAGDVHLTTDDGSAGTCGFVTTVLADMDVSEYDRICVCGPEIMMFNVLKMLEEKGVHDRAEFSLHRYFKCAIGVCGACCMDHEGLRVCKDGPVLNGSLLLDSEFGNYKRSSSSQRVKV, from the coding sequence ATGCGTCCAATTAATTCAAAGATAACAAAGATCATAGAGGAAACTCCTTCGATCAGGACATTCCGTTTTGATACATCTCTCGATGATGCCCAGCCAGGACAGTTCGTGATGGTGTGGGTACGCGGTGTGGATGAGGTCCCTATGGGATGCTCCTTCAAGAACGGGATAACTGTACAGAAAGTAGGCGATGCTACATCACGTCTCTTTGAGATGAAGGAAGGCGATTCCGTCGGTCTTCGTGGTCCTTTCGGAAAGGGCTTCACATTACCTGCAAAGGATGAGAATATTTTGATAATCGCCGGCGGTGTGGGGGTTGCACCGCTTGGTCCGCTTGCCGATGAAGCTATTTCGGTGGGCGCAAAGGTCACAACGATACTCGGTGCAAGGACTGCATCCGAGCTTGTTTTTGAACAGAGGTTTTCTGAAGCGGGAGATGTACACCTGACAACAGACGATGGTTCTGCCGGAACATGCGGCTTTGTCACAACTGTTCTGGCCGACATGGATGTTTCCGAGTACGATCGCATATGTGTGTGCGGACCTGAGATCATGATGTTCAATGTCCTCAAGATGCTGGAGGAAAAGGGTGTACATGACCGTGCAGAGTTCAGTCTCCACAGGTACTTCAAATGTGCAATTGGTGTGTGTGGTGCCTGCTGTATGGACCATGAAGGTCTGAGGGTATGTAAGGACGGTCCTGTGCTGAACGGTTCCCTATTGCTGGATTCAGAGTTTGGGAACTACAAGAGGAGTTCCAGCAGTCAGAGGGTCAAGGTCTGA
- a CDS encoding DNA topoisomerase VI subunit B has protein sequence MAAPIAEELAKKQQAISVAEFFEKNRQILGFDSAPRSLITTVKEAVDNSLDACEEAEILPDILLHIERVGKDNVSIIIEDNGPGIVKEQIPKVFAKLLYGSRFHALKQSRGQQGIGISASVLYAQLTAGHPTKIISKIGSGSPAHHYELMINTSTNDPEILRDEVIDWDRPHGTRVELEMEASYVKGRRQSIYEYLKATAIVNPHARLTLIEPDGNEVMFERATDKLPVPAKEILPHPHGIELGTLMKMLRYTERQKLAPFLRYSFSKIGLLTAEEICKAAGLDPELPPSEISRDMSKKLLDAFKKVKIMSPPTDCLSPIGEDLIYKGLEKEFSVDFIATTTRSASVFSGNPFVVEVGIAYGGDLQKDDRIDIMRFANRVPLLYQQGGCVTTHAVEGIKWKQYGLNQPGGGMPTGPVVLLVHVASTNVPFTSESKDAIAEIPEIRDEVELAIKEVSRKLNRYLNRQGTLKKRREKEVIITKVLPKMAQKLADTLDREVPDINPVVAKVMGNLLVMRKVNLNGDGSANVSVTVKNYGSKLAEFKLHDMLPYEIKGVVPEPKIISMGSDFDYVWTLKLSPEASKAVTYDLETITEAEVSRLPQLIVEGLEEELVTGAKAIKGVI, from the coding sequence ATGGCAGCCCCAATTGCAGAAGAACTTGCAAAGAAGCAACAAGCGATAAGTGTTGCGGAATTTTTTGAGAAGAACAGGCAGATCCTTGGTTTTGATTCGGCTCCCCGCAGTCTGATCACGACCGTAAAAGAAGCAGTGGATAACTCCCTTGATGCATGTGAGGAAGCGGAGATCCTCCCGGATATCCTGCTTCATATCGAACGGGTGGGAAAGGATAACGTTTCCATTATAATAGAGGACAATGGTCCGGGTATCGTTAAAGAGCAGATCCCAAAGGTATTTGCAAAACTGCTGTATGGATCACGATTCCATGCACTGAAACAGAGCCGTGGGCAACAGGGTATCGGAATATCCGCCTCTGTCCTTTATGCACAATTGACAGCAGGGCATCCTACCAAGATCATCTCCAAGATAGGTAGTGGTTCCCCCGCTCACCACTATGAGCTCATGATAAATACCAGTACCAATGACCCAGAGATCCTTCGTGATGAGGTCATTGACTGGGACCGTCCTCATGGTACTCGTGTGGAACTGGAAATGGAAGCATCTTATGTTAAAGGGCGCAGACAGTCTATCTATGAGTACCTGAAGGCTACAGCTATCGTAAATCCTCATGCAAGGCTCACATTGATAGAGCCTGATGGCAATGAGGTTATGTTCGAAAGGGCTACAGACAAGCTTCCTGTACCTGCAAAGGAGATCCTGCCACATCCTCATGGTATCGAACTTGGTACGCTTATGAAGATGCTTCGCTATACCGAGCGCCAGAAGCTTGCGCCATTTTTGCGATATTCTTTTTCCAAGATCGGTTTGCTCACTGCTGAAGAGATCTGCAAAGCAGCCGGACTTGATCCCGAGCTTCCTCCTTCGGAAATCTCAAGGGATATGTCTAAGAAACTGCTGGATGCATTCAAGAAAGTCAAGATCATGTCACCACCGACCGATTGCCTGTCCCCGATAGGTGAGGATCTGATCTACAAAGGTCTTGAGAAGGAGTTCAGTGTTGACTTTATCGCAACAACCACACGATCAGCTTCCGTGTTTTCAGGAAACCCGTTCGTTGTGGAAGTGGGTATTGCATATGGAGGAGATCTCCAGAAGGATGACCGTATCGATATAATGAGGTTCGCTAACCGTGTTCCGCTTCTCTACCAGCAGGGTGGTTGCGTAACGACCCATGCAGTGGAGGGTATCAAGTGGAAACAGTATGGACTGAACCAGCCCGGTGGGGGTATGCCTACCGGACCTGTGGTGCTTCTTGTTCACGTCGCATCCACCAATGTTCCCTTTACTTCCGAGTCCAAGGATGCCATTGCTGAGATCCCTGAGATAAGGGATGAGGTGGAACTTGCTATCAAAGAAGTCTCAAGGAAGCTGAACCGTTACCTGAACCGTCAGGGTACATTGAAGAAAAGGCGGGAAAAAGAGGTCATAATCACCAAAGTGCTGCCAAAGATGGCACAGAAACTTGCCGATACCCTTGATCGTGAGGTCCCTGACATTAATCCTGTGGTTGCAAAGGTAATGGGTAATCTCCTTGTAATGCGGAAGGTTAACCTGAATGGTGATGGCAGTGCGAATGTGTCCGTAACAGTGAAGAACTATGGTAGCAAGCTTGCTGAGTTTAAACTTCATGATATGCTCCCTTACGAGATCAAAGGTGTAGTCCCTGAACCAAAGATCATCTCAATGGGCAGTGATTTTGATTATGTGTGGACCCTGAAGCTTTCTCCTGAGGCCTCCAAGGCAGTGACCTACGATCTGGAAACCATTACTGAAGCTGAAGTTTCAAGGCTTCCGCAATTGATAGTGGAGGGTCTCGAGGAAGAACTTGTCACCGGTGCAAAGGCTATCAAAGGGGTGATCTGA
- a CDS encoding GyrI-like domain-containing protein: MSDIHIVEVGPQLVVGMRKTGKYELIAVMLPELFQYTFDKGIEITGGPTFICHEAGEEAAMKAEREGNADVEVAIPVAKKAEETDTIKFYELPGGKMAKTIHKGPYEDSTETYRQFFAWIEEKGLTITGPTREIYLNDPVEVSPEEILTEIYAPVD, translated from the coding sequence ATGTCTGACATACATATCGTTGAAGTAGGGCCACAGCTGGTCGTAGGTATGCGAAAGACCGGAAAGTATGAGCTGATCGCAGTAATGCTTCCTGAACTTTTCCAGTACACCTTTGATAAGGGTATTGAGATCACAGGAGGTCCGACTTTCATCTGTCATGAAGCCGGCGAAGAGGCGGCTATGAAGGCCGAGCGTGAAGGGAATGCTGATGTAGAGGTTGCGATACCAGTAGCAAAAAAGGCTGAAGAGACTGACACGATCAAGTTCTATGAACTTCCCGGCGGGAAGATGGCAAAGACGATCCACAAGGGTCCTTATGAAGATAGCACAGAAACCTACAGGCAGTTCTTTGCCTGGATCGAGGAAAAGGGACTGACCATCACAGGACCAACAAGAGAAATTTACCTGAACGATCCTGTAGAGGTATCGCCTGAGGAGATCCTTACCGAGATATACGCACCGGTGGACTGA
- a CDS encoding nucleoside deaminase: MDKFMQVAIDEARSGLNDGGIPIGSVLVRDGSIIGQGHNLRVQQDDPMAHAEISCLRNAGRIGHYRDSTLYSTLMPCYLCAGAVVQFGIKKVIVGESRTFPGAKEFMESHGVEVVDLDMDECVAMMDDFINKNPELWNEDIGE; this comes from the coding sequence ATGGATAAATTTATGCAAGTAGCAATAGATGAAGCAAGATCGGGACTTAATGATGGCGGAATTCCTATTGGTTCAGTTCTTGTCAGGGATGGTAGTATTATTGGTCAGGGTCACAACTTACGTGTTCAACAGGATGATCCAATGGCACATGCTGAAATTTCATGCCTGAGGAATGCAGGCAGGATCGGGCATTATCGGGATTCAACTCTTTATTCCACTTTGATGCCATGCTATCTTTGTGCTGGTGCTGTCGTACAATTTGGGATAAAAAAGGTCATCGTTGGCGAGTCCAGGACCTTCCCGGGTGCAAAGGAATTTATGGAATCTCATGGGGTTGAAGTGGTCGACCTTGACATGGATGAATGTGTGGCTATGATGGACGATTTTATTAATAAGAATCCAGAACTCTGGAATGAAGATATTGGTGAATGA
- the hemL gene encoding glutamate-1-semialdehyde 2,1-aminomutase, translated as MVTLDKSKDLFDKAKTLLPGGVSSPVRAIKPYPFYTESANGSRITDVDGNEYIDYCLAYGPKILGHANPVIRQAIIDQLDKGWLYGTPTQLEVTLAEKIASLYPSIDMLRFISTGTEATMSALRAARGFTRKNKFIKIEGGFHGAHDAVLVKAGSGATTHGEPDSLGIPADFTKNTLQVAYNDIEAMTEVIESNQDDMAAVIMEPVLGNIGPILPQGDYLKEVRKVTEENDVVLIFDEVITGFRLAMGGAQEYFGVTPDMTTLGKIVGGGLPIGVFGGKREIIDMISPSGPVYQAGTFSGSPASVAAGIAALDVLEKEKVHEKLEATGNMMRSNLSDIIADKGLDYNVGGIGSMFKVFFGDMPLNYQDVLKCDKEGYVQFFHNMLDSGVFLPPSQFETNFLSMAHTEEDIEKTLDAYATNLK; from the coding sequence ATGGTTACTTTAGACAAATCCAAGGATCTCTTCGACAAGGCAAAAACGCTTCTTCCAGGTGGTGTGAGCAGTCCGGTACGTGCTATCAAGCCTTACCCGTTCTACACAGAGTCAGCTAACGGTTCCCGTATCACTGATGTTGATGGTAATGAGTACATCGATTACTGTCTTGCATACGGACCTAAGATTCTGGGACATGCAAATCCTGTTATCAGGCAGGCAATCATCGATCAGCTCGATAAAGGCTGGCTTTACGGAACTCCAACTCAGCTTGAGGTGACCCTTGCAGAGAAGATCGCATCCCTCTACCCAAGCATCGATATGCTGAGATTCATCTCAACGGGCACTGAAGCTACCATGAGTGCCCTTAGGGCTGCCCGTGGATTTACGAGAAAGAACAAGTTTATCAAGATAGAGGGTGGGTTCCACGGTGCACACGATGCTGTGCTTGTAAAAGCAGGATCCGGAGCTACCACGCATGGTGAGCCGGATTCCCTTGGTATCCCTGCAGATTTTACAAAGAACACTCTTCAGGTCGCTTACAATGATATTGAGGCAATGACCGAGGTCATCGAGTCCAACCAGGATGATATGGCTGCGGTAATTATGGAACCTGTGCTTGGTAACATCGGTCCCATACTTCCGCAGGGCGATTACCTGAAAGAGGTCCGAAAGGTCACAGAAGAGAACGATGTTGTCCTTATCTTCGATGAGGTTATCACCGGTTTCAGGCTTGCAATGGGTGGTGCACAGGAGTACTTTGGTGTCACACCTGACATGACAACCCTTGGAAAGATCGTAGGTGGCGGACTTCCTATCGGTGTTTTCGGTGGTAAGCGCGAGATAATTGATATGATATCCCCCTCAGGTCCGGTTTACCAGGCAGGTACTTTCAGTGGCAGTCCTGCATCAGTTGCAGCTGGTATTGCAGCCCTTGATGTACTGGAAAAGGAAAAGGTCCATGAAAAGCTTGAAGCAACCGGAAATATGATGCGTTCTAACCTTTCAGATATCATTGCTGACAAGGGACTTGATTATAATGTTGGTGGCATTGGTTCAATGTTCAAGGTGTTCTTCGGTGACATGCCTCTGAACTACCAGGATGTTCTCAAATGCGATAAGGAAGGTTACGTGCAGTTCTTCCATAACATGCTGGACAGCGGAGTGTTCCTGCCCCCATCCCAGTTCGAGACGAACTTCCTTTCAATGGCACACACAGAGGAAGACATTGAGAAGACCCTCGATGCATATGCAACTAACCTGAAATAA
- a CDS encoding peptidase U32 family protein, producing the protein MDQPAKSGKIPELMMGVKNRAALSACQDHADGVYFSVDRFSLRARACDITLDDLNSFVSDVKEQDMNAYLALNTVIYPDDLPELDEVIDVVASSDVDAVIAWDPAVITKAVDVGLRVHISTQANVSNWQTVNFYASLGASRVVLARELSLEQIKDIRQNTDTELEVFVHGAMCQAISGRCYLSAYVLGKSGNCGECSQPCRWGWKLVGEDGSEVDIDGKYLLSARDLCMIEHIPELIDAGVDAFKVEGRLRDTRYTSTVSRCYREALDAYMDGMYSREKAAGWKEEMASVFNRGFSTGFYFGIPGPDGMAIERDMNISVIKRQAVGVVTNYYRKQGAAEVKLLETGLEVGDDIIIEGKNTYLEQKVKEIRNDDGPVGRAESGDVVGLAIEDKVRENDRVYKLEVPD; encoded by the coding sequence ATGGACCAGCCTGCAAAATCCGGCAAGATCCCGGAACTTATGATGGGTGTAAAGAACCGCGCAGCCCTTTCTGCATGTCAGGATCATGCCGATGGCGTTTATTTTTCCGTTGACAGGTTTAGCCTCAGGGCAAGGGCCTGTGATATTACTCTTGATGACCTGAACTCATTCGTTTCTGATGTTAAAGAGCAGGACATGAATGCTTACCTTGCACTGAACACTGTGATCTATCCCGATGATCTTCCTGAGCTTGATGAAGTGATCGATGTGGTGGCATCATCTGATGTTGATGCTGTCATTGCCTGGGACCCCGCAGTGATTACAAAAGCTGTGGATGTGGGTCTGCGGGTTCATATTTCCACACAGGCGAATGTTTCCAACTGGCAGACCGTCAATTTCTATGCATCCCTTGGGGCTTCCCGTGTGGTGCTTGCAAGGGAGCTGAGCCTTGAGCAGATAAAGGATATCCGACAGAATACCGATACTGAACTGGAGGTTTTCGTACATGGTGCCATGTGTCAGGCAATATCCGGCAGGTGCTATCTTTCAGCCTATGTTCTTGGTAAGTCCGGCAATTGCGGAGAATGCTCTCAGCCGTGTCGCTGGGGCTGGAAACTGGTCGGTGAGGATGGAAGTGAAGTTGATATTGATGGTAAGTACTTGCTTAGTGCAAGGGACCTCTGCATGATAGAACATATTCCTGAACTCATCGATGCAGGAGTTGATGCTTTCAAGGTTGAAGGTCGGTTAAGGGATACAAGATATACTTCAACGGTTTCCCGCTGCTATCGTGAAGCACTTGATGCGTACATGGATGGAATGTATAGTCGGGAGAAAGCCGCTGGCTGGAAGGAAGAGATGGCATCGGTGTTCAACCGGGGCTTTTCCACAGGGTTCTACTTCGGTATTCCCGGTCCTGACGGGATGGCTATAGAGCGGGATATGAACATCTCTGTTATTAAAAGACAGGCTGTAGGAGTTGTGACCAACTACTACAGGAAACAGGGTGCTGCAGAAGTAAAGCTTCTGGAGACCGGTCTTGAGGTAGGTGATGATATTATCATTGAAGGCAAGAATACCTATCTTGAGCAGAAGGTCAAAGAGATAAGGAATGATGATGGTCCTGTTGGGAGGGCTGAATCAGGGGATGTAGTAGGTCTTGCGATTGAGGATAAGGTACGTGAGAATGACCGGGTTTACAAATTGGAAGTCCCTGATTAA
- the hemB gene encoding porphobilinogen synthase, producing MFPHVRMRRLRSGKIRDLVRETELSANDLIYPMFVDETIDSTVDVSSMPGVQRLPLDKVVDDAKDAADLGIPAVVLFGIPEHKDETGTCSYGDEDIVQQAVRAIKEDLGKDMVVITDVCMCEYTSHGHCGVVDFETEEVLNDPTLDILGKIAASHANAGADIVAPSGMMDGMIGAIRTALDDDNFKNTPIMSYAAKYSSAFYGPFRDAADSGFQFGDRSAYQMDPANSDEAIREVELDILEGADMVMVKPALPYLDIIYRIKHEFKMPTAAYNVSGEYSMLKAAAEKGWLDEKQVMHESLLSIKRAGADMILTYFAKDLARMLK from the coding sequence ATGTTCCCACATGTTAGAATGCGAAGGTTAAGAAGTGGTAAGATACGTGATCTGGTTCGGGAGACCGAACTTAGCGCTAACGACTTGATATATCCTATGTTCGTGGATGAGACCATTGATTCTACTGTGGATGTGTCATCTATGCCCGGTGTCCAGCGTTTGCCTCTGGATAAGGTTGTTGATGATGCAAAGGATGCAGCAGATCTTGGAATTCCTGCAGTGGTACTTTTCGGTATCCCGGAGCACAAGGATGAGACTGGCACCTGTTCCTATGGCGATGAGGACATTGTCCAGCAGGCTGTCCGTGCTATCAAGGAAGACCTTGGAAAGGACATGGTGGTCATCACTGATGTCTGCATGTGTGAATACACAAGCCATGGTCATTGTGGTGTTGTGGACTTTGAGACCGAAGAGGTTCTCAATGACCCGACCCTTGACATTCTGGGCAAGATCGCTGCAAGTCATGCGAATGCAGGTGCTGACATTGTAGCACCTTCAGGTATGATGGACGGTATGATCGGTGCTATTCGTACGGCTCTGGATGATGATAACTTCAAGAACACTCCTATAATGTCCTATGCAGCCAAATATTCTTCAGCATTCTATGGTCCTTTCAGGGATGCAGCAGATTCCGGATTCCAGTTCGGGGATCGTTCAGCCTATCAGATGGACCCTGCAAATTCCGATGAGGCTATCCGCGAAGTTGAACTGGACATACTCGAAGGTGCTGACATGGTGATGGTCAAGCCGGCATTGCCTTATCTTGATATTATCTATCGTATCAAGCACGAGTTCAAGATGCCTACAGCTGCATACAATGTCAGTGGTGAGTATTCAATGCTCAAGGCAGCAGCGGAAAAAGGCTGGCTGGACGAGAAGCAAGTTATGCATGAATCATTGCTTTCCATCAAGCGTGCAGGTGCTGACATGATCCTGACATATTTTGCAAAGGATCTTGCAAGGATGTTGAAATAA
- a CDS encoding dihydroorotate dehydrogenase, whose translation MVKITGIEFRNPTILASGIMGTTGASLVRMANSGAGAVVTKSIGPEPKAGHPNPSMVKLECGFLNAMGLPNPSYADFDNEIKIAKEGADVPVIASIFGGNAEEFVRVAEGLADSKPDAFELNVSCPHAEGYGATIGTDSCMVESITAAVCDVVDVPVWVKLTPNVTDIKSIGKAAENGGAAAVVAINTLRGMAIDINSGYPILGNRFGGLSGSAVKPVAIKCVYDLYEALEIPVIGVGGVSTWEDAVEMIMAGASAVQIGSAVHEGVEVFADIATGIEQFLQNNGYAGVEDITGLAHEVI comes from the coding sequence ATGGTTAAGATCACAGGCATTGAATTCAGGAATCCCACAATACTTGCATCAGGTATAATGGGAACTACAGGTGCTTCTCTTGTACGCATGGCTAATTCCGGTGCAGGTGCAGTGGTGACAAAATCCATTGGACCGGAACCGAAGGCCGGACACCCAAATCCCAGTATGGTCAAGCTGGAATGTGGCTTTTTGAATGCTATGGGTCTGCCCAATCCTTCCTATGCTGATTTCGATAATGAGATCAAGATCGCAAAAGAAGGTGCTGATGTTCCTGTGATAGCAAGCATCTTCGGTGGTAATGCCGAGGAATTTGTAAGGGTTGCAGAAGGTCTGGCAGATTCAAAACCTGATGCTTTTGAACTTAATGTCAGCTGTCCCCATGCGGAAGGTTACGGTGCAACCATCGGGACCGATTCCTGTATGGTGGAATCGATCACTGCTGCTGTATGTGATGTAGTGGATGTGCCTGTCTGGGTAAAGCTGACGCCAAACGTTACTGATATTAAATCAATAGGCAAAGCCGCTGAGAATGGCGGTGCCGCTGCGGTCGTAGCGATCAATACCTTGCGCGGAATGGCAATTGACATCAATTCCGGCTATCCTATACTCGGCAACAGGTTCGGAGGGCTTTCCGGTTCTGCGGTCAAGCCTGTAGCTATCAAATGTGTCTATGATCTTTATGAAGCACTTGAAATTCCTGTCATAGGAGTTGGCGGGGTGTCCACATGGGAAGATGCAGTGGAAATGATAATGGCAGGCGCAAGTGCTGTCCAGATCGGTTCTGCTGTCCATGAAGGTGTAGAGGTTTTTGCAGACATTGCGACAGGTATAGAGCAGTTCCTGCAGAACAACGGTTATGCCGGTGTTGAAGATATTACAGGCCTTGCCCATGAGGTGATCTAA
- the hemC gene encoding hydroxymethylbilane synthase, whose translation MILGTRGSALAIAQADLVTKMLEERGHELEREIIKTSGDVFTDRPLHEVAGVGAFVRELDDRMIEGEVDIAVHSMKDLPTVRPPELALAAVLKRDSPHDVLLTMDGSTLDDLPDGAVIGTSSMRRRAQLLRFRPDLNVQDLRGNINTRIKKLEDGLYDGILLAEAGLQRMGWEMDVHRLPPEMFCPSANQGTIVVVTRTGGEAENACSVLNHEISRIETEVERIVITDVEGGCVVPIGSFARVSEDGDEIHVLVEVLSLDGTNEVRIDEMIPMKNYREHAASIGRLLVEMGGKELVRDAVCQLSGCDDE comes from the coding sequence ATGATACTAGGAACCCGTGGAAGTGCTCTTGCCATTGCCCAGGCAGACCTTGTGACCAAAATGCTTGAAGAACGTGGGCATGAACTGGAAAGAGAGATCATTAAGACATCAGGAGATGTCTTCACAGATCGCCCGCTCCATGAGGTTGCTGGTGTGGGTGCCTTTGTCCGTGAACTTGACGACAGGATGATCGAGGGTGAAGTGGACATCGCAGTCCACTCAATGAAAGATCTTCCTACAGTAAGACCTCCTGAGCTTGCTCTTGCAGCAGTTCTGAAGCGCGATTCTCCTCATGATGTACTTCTTACAATGGATGGTTCGACACTGGATGACCTTCCGGATGGTGCAGTGATCGGCACGAGCTCAATGCGCAGGCGTGCACAGCTTCTGCGTTTCCGTCCTGACCTCAATGTACAGGATCTTCGCGGTAACATTAACACACGCATAAAGAAACTTGAAGATGGTTTGTATGACGGAATATTGCTTGCCGAGGCAGGCTTGCAGCGTATGGGATGGGAAATGGATGTCCATCGCCTTCCTCCTGAGATGTTCTGTCCTTCTGCAAACCAGGGTACTATCGTTGTTGTTACAAGGACCGGTGGAGAAGCTGAAAATGCATGCTCTGTTCTGAACCATGAGATCTCAAGGATCGAGACCGAAGTTGAACGTATAGTGATAACTGATGTCGAAGGCGGTTGTGTTGTTCCTATCGGTTCGTTCGCACGTGTGAGCGAAGATGGCGATGAGATCCATGTGCTTGTGGAAGTATTATCACTCGATGGCACAAATGAAGTGCGTATCGACGAGATGATCCCTATGAAGAACTACCGTGAACATGCTGCCAGTATTGGAAGATTGCTGGTGGAAATGGGCGGTAAGGAACTTGTCCGTGATGCTGTGTGTCAGTTGTCCGGCTGTGACGACGAGTGA